A window of the Acanthochromis polyacanthus isolate Apoly-LR-REF ecotype Palm Island chromosome 10, KAUST_Apoly_ChrSc, whole genome shotgun sequence genome harbors these coding sequences:
- the higd2a gene encoding HIG1 domain family member 2A, mitochondrial: MAAAATPAVPEKTPKSAPPGPVPFDFSQPPVIEGFNPLPKIRDETFKEKFMRKTKENPFVPIGCLGTAGALIYGLRAFHQGKTRQSQLLMRGRIFAQGFTVVAIIVGVLSTALKPKQ; encoded by the exons ATGGCGGCTGCAGCAACACCAGCAGTCCCAGAGAAAACACCGAAATCAGCGCCTCCGGGCCCGGTGCCGTTTGACTTCTCTCAGCCCCCCGTTATCGAGGGCTTCAACCCGCTACCGAAGATCAGAGATGAGACTTTCAAAGAGAAGTTTATGAGGAAAACCAAGGAGAACCCCTTCGTCCCGATAG GTTGTTTGGGCACAGCGGGAGCTCTGATTTATGGTCTCCGAGCCTTCCATCAAGGGAAAACCAGACAGTCCCAGCTGCTGATGAGGGGACGTATCTTCGCTCAAGGCTTCACTGTAGTTGCCATTATTGTCGGCGTGCTGTCCACAGCTCTGAAACCCAAACAGTGA